The following proteins are co-located in the Roseovarius arcticus genome:
- a CDS encoding MarR family winged helix-turn-helix transcriptional regulator codes for MRERNLDKIANGSLASLDVEDLDCLDDLLSFYVRSASYVLSTDLDSRLANLEVARGTGKITALLLIDSHPGIRASAIAEATLRDRPSTSRIITQLVRNKLIIKRETPGERRAFGLYITPSGHVLAEKVRGIVKTQSDEFFAFVPQDDRDALMRITRNIYRKIREERAK; via the coding sequence ATGCGCGAGCGGAACCTAGACAAGATTGCGAATGGCAGTTTGGCGTCTCTCGACGTTGAAGATCTTGACTGCCTCGACGACCTGCTCAGTTTCTACGTCCGATCGGCGAGCTATGTGCTCTCTACTGACTTGGACTCGCGGCTGGCAAACTTGGAGGTCGCGCGCGGTACTGGCAAGATCACAGCGCTGCTTTTGATCGACTCGCACCCGGGAATACGGGCCTCCGCGATTGCAGAGGCCACATTACGCGACAGACCTAGTACAAGTCGGATTATCACTCAACTGGTCCGCAACAAGCTGATTATAAAGCGAGAAACACCCGGCGAGCGGCGCGCGTTCGGTCTCTATATCACGCCATCCGGGCATGTGCTGGCAGAAAAGGTGCGCGGCATAGTCAAGACGCAGTCGGATGAGTTTTTCGCCTTTGTGCCGCAAGATGACCGCGACGCGCTGATGCGGATCACGCGGAACATTTATCGCAAGATCAGGGAGGAGCGAGCAAAATGA
- a CDS encoding NAD(P)/FAD-dependent oxidoreductase yields the protein MPGPTPIHVEGDTDLPQSVDVVVIGGGIIGCATALELAEAGQRVAICEKGGIAHEQSSRNWGWVRISRRDPREVPLMAEAIRLWRDLDSRTGRDTGYRPAGICFVCEDEATFEGYNRWKDHLLPYQMQARMLRPAEMQQMFPDANLQGVGALYTPEDGRAEPQKAAPAIAEAARDKGAHILTNCAVRCVETEGGSITGVVTERGRIACTSVVVAGGMWSNLFLGNLGIDLPSLGVVSHVLRTDPVEGGPEQAIWTTNYAMRKRDDGGYSISAGSGNTVEIVPNSFRYATRYLRALKMQHRDLHFRLSGRFFHEARRAKSWGEGDVTPFERERVFDPAPSPRMLNSLMARVGAAFPALKNATVAQTWAGCIDVTPDAIPVISAVDSVPGLHIASGFSGHGFGIGPAAGGLMADIVLGRTPRVDPHEFRFSRFTDGSRVAPQLGY from the coding sequence ATGCCCGGCCCTACACCCATTCACGTCGAAGGCGATACCGATCTGCCGCAATCTGTGGATGTCGTAGTTATTGGCGGCGGCATCATAGGGTGCGCGACTGCGCTGGAATTGGCCGAGGCCGGCCAGCGTGTGGCCATCTGCGAAAAGGGCGGCATCGCGCATGAGCAATCAAGCCGCAATTGGGGCTGGGTGCGTATATCACGCCGCGATCCGCGCGAGGTCCCGCTGATGGCCGAGGCTATCCGCCTTTGGCGCGACCTTGACAGCCGCACGGGGCGCGATACCGGATATCGGCCGGCCGGCATTTGCTTTGTCTGCGAAGACGAGGCGACATTCGAAGGCTACAACAGGTGGAAGGACCATCTGTTGCCGTACCAGATGCAGGCCCGCATGCTGCGGCCCGCCGAAATGCAGCAGATGTTCCCAGACGCCAATTTGCAAGGTGTCGGCGCTCTCTACACTCCTGAGGATGGCCGGGCGGAGCCGCAGAAAGCCGCGCCCGCCATTGCCGAGGCCGCACGCGACAAGGGCGCGCATATCCTGACGAATTGCGCCGTGCGCTGCGTCGAGACCGAGGGCGGCAGCATCACCGGCGTGGTGACCGAACGGGGCCGGATTGCGTGCACCTCTGTCGTTGTTGCGGGCGGAATGTGGTCGAACCTGTTTTTGGGCAATTTGGGCATCGACCTGCCGTCGCTGGGCGTCGTAAGCCACGTGTTGCGCACAGATCCGGTAGAAGGCGGGCCAGAGCAGGCAATATGGACGACCAATTACGCGATGCGCAAACGCGACGATGGCGGATACAGCATCTCAGCCGGGTCGGGGAACACCGTTGAAATCGTGCCAAACTCCTTTCGCTACGCAACAAGATACCTGCGCGCGCTGAAAATGCAGCACCGTGATCTGCATTTCCGCCTGTCGGGCCGGTTTTTTCATGAGGCGCGCCGCGCAAAATCTTGGGGCGAAGGCGATGTGACCCCGTTCGAGCGCGAGCGCGTGTTTGATCCCGCGCCTTCGCCGCGCATGCTGAATTCGCTGATGGCGAGAGTCGGTGCTGCGTTTCCCGCGCTGAAAAACGCCACCGTAGCCCAGACATGGGCCGGCTGCATTGACGTCACGCCCGACGCGATCCCAGTCATATCGGCGGTAGATTCTGTGCCCGGCCTGCACATCGCAAGTGGGTTTTCAGGGCACGGGTTTGGTATTGGGCCGGCGGCGGGCGGGCTGATGGCAGATATCGTGCTGGGTCGCACACCGCGGGTCGATCCGCATGAATTCCGGTTTTCACGTTTCACAGACGGCAGCCGGGTCGCGCCGCAACTTGGATACTAA